A single Nostoc sp. PCC 7107 DNA region contains:
- a CDS encoding tetratricopeptide repeat protein, with the protein MTITWFTSLGKIKPATANQTYGSNLNQLTAISSSSNQNGIGQQLSLMLVIAGSGIFGWLAVKNNKLVLSKFSGQKTNLAATVPGEQSISQDTDIQEELHNTTEFTDITTYIKRAYSHFKQGDSQRAIDEFNQAIGINPQNAYLYGERANFRRKNLGDKQGAIDDYSKAIGIHPQNALFYLWRSQTYNDLGEQTKAMEDYNTALRLAPENTMYHSFHGASNFRE; encoded by the coding sequence ATGACAATAACATGGTTTACATCTTTAGGTAAAATCAAACCTGCAACAGCTAATCAAACCTACGGAAGTAATCTCAATCAGTTGACCGCCATTAGTTCTAGTTCTAATCAAAATGGTATTGGACAACAATTGTCGCTAATGCTTGTAATCGCTGGTAGTGGAATATTTGGCTGGCTGGCAGTGAAAAATAACAAGTTGGTCTTGAGCAAATTTTCTGGGCAAAAAACAAATTTAGCCGCAACTGTACCCGGAGAACAATCTATCTCTCAAGATACAGATATTCAAGAAGAATTGCATAACACTACTGAATTTACAGATATTACAACTTATATTAAAAGAGCTTATAGTCATTTCAAGCAAGGAGATAGTCAAAGAGCTATTGATGAATTCAATCAGGCCATTGGAATAAATCCCCAGAATGCTTATCTGTATGGTGAGAGAGCTAATTTTCGGCGGAAGAATCTTGGGGACAAACAAGGAGCGATTGATGATTATAGCAAAGCAATTGGCATCCATCCGCAAAACGCTCTATTCTATCTTTGGCGTAGTCAGACTTACAATGATTTAGGCGAACAAACAAAAGCTATGGAAGACTACAATACAGCGTTGCGTCTCGCCCCAGAAAATACGATGTATCACTCTTTTCATGGTGCTTCCAACTTCAGAGAATAA
- a CDS encoding CHASE2 domain-containing protein: MFAGAKKLFTQPVIVTSVLVTIMLAGVQRLRLFEYFELKVFDQMMQRRADLPPDPRLLIVGFTEQDIQELKHSTPTDEELDRLLDKLQSNQSRVIALDFFRDIPQEPGHAKLLNRLQTNKKIIPICSTTTSPPPGLDANNVGFADLPEDPDAVIRRALLFVNPEPKAPCQSQQSLAVAVALKYLADTAKIQPQITQTGDALQLKLGKTVFQRLPQDAGGYVEADNGGFQILLNYRSFHNVARTVSFTDVLNNKVNPDWVKDKIVLIGATAPSKQDIRNTPYATGRQDNAGKMPGIVIHAHIVSEILSGVLDQRPIFWYIPEWGEITWLWGWTLIGALIGWKIKHPLVLGLAGGGALVFLIGGSFIIFNQAGWVPLAQPVIGLIAAAGSVVVYTAYSEKLQRDKIANQIQEQEKTIDLLKSLLREGGATSNEAKSPVDSQPQSGQLLNNRYKVSQVLGSGGFGYTYLADDTKRPGSPKCVVKHLQPAQKDPRFLEVARRLFRVEAEILEILGHHKRIPQLLAYFEENQQFYLVQEYIKGHCLQDELIVGKRLEEAEVIKILRDVLKVLVFVHDHNVIHRDIKPSNLMRRETDNRIVLIDFGAVKQIQPHQEEESLTVAVGTLGYASPEQLMGQPRLNSDIHALGMIGVQALTGKNAKEIERDPQTTVLIWRDKAQVSDGLAAILERMTSFDYLRRYQTAKEILEELDKL; encoded by the coding sequence AGCCAGTCATAGTTACTAGCGTGCTAGTTACAATCATGTTGGCTGGGGTTCAAAGGCTCAGACTATTCGAGTACTTTGAACTGAAGGTTTTTGACCAGATGATGCAAAGGCGTGCAGATTTACCTCCTGACCCTCGCCTTTTGATTGTGGGATTCACAGAGCAAGATATCCAAGAACTCAAGCACAGCACACCCACTGATGAAGAACTAGACAGACTCTTAGACAAATTACAAAGTAATCAGTCGCGGGTCATTGCTTTAGACTTCTTTCGAGATATACCCCAAGAACCTGGTCATGCCAAACTGCTGAACCGCTTGCAAACAAACAAGAAAATTATTCCAATTTGCAGCACAACAACGTCCCCTCCACCAGGATTAGATGCAAATAATGTTGGATTTGCCGATCTTCCAGAAGACCCGGATGCAGTTATTCGCCGCGCCCTACTATTTGTCAATCCTGAACCAAAAGCGCCATGTCAAAGTCAGCAGTCTTTGGCCGTTGCAGTAGCATTGAAATATCTAGCAGACACAGCCAAAATCCAACCACAAATTACCCAAACAGGTGACGCATTACAATTAAAGCTGGGTAAAACTGTGTTTCAACGTTTACCACAAGATGCTGGCGGTTATGTGGAAGCAGATAACGGTGGTTTTCAAATATTGCTCAACTACCGTTCTTTTCATAATGTTGCCCGAACAGTCAGTTTTACAGACGTACTTAACAATAAAGTCAATCCTGATTGGGTTAAGGACAAAATCGTTTTAATTGGCGCTACAGCACCCAGTAAGCAAGATATCCGCAATACTCCTTATGCTACTGGGAGACAAGATAATGCTGGAAAGATGCCAGGAATTGTCATTCATGCTCACATTGTCAGCGAGATTCTCAGTGGAGTTCTTGACCAAAGACCAATATTTTGGTACATCCCCGAATGGGGAGAAATAACTTGGCTTTGGGGTTGGACTTTAATAGGTGCGTTAATCGGATGGAAAATTAAGCATCCACTAGTTTTAGGATTAGCAGGTGGAGGAGCTTTGGTTTTCTTGATAGGTGGCAGCTTTATTATCTTTAACCAAGCCGGATGGGTACCACTAGCACAGCCTGTAATTGGGTTAATTGCAGCAGCTGGTAGCGTAGTTGTCTACACAGCCTACTCGGAAAAGCTACAGCGAGACAAAATTGCTAATCAGATTCAAGAACAAGAAAAAACCATAGACTTATTGAAATCGCTGTTGCGAGAAGGTGGTGCTACTAGTAACGAAGCCAAGTCACCTGTTGATAGTCAACCCCAAAGCGGTCAATTGCTGAACAATCGCTATAAGGTGTCACAAGTACTAGGTTCTGGGGGTTTTGGTTATACTTACTTAGCCGACGATACCAAACGCCCTGGTTCACCAAAGTGTGTTGTGAAGCATTTACAACCAGCGCAGAAAGACCCTAGATTTCTGGAAGTTGCTAGGCGTTTATTTCGTGTAGAGGCAGAAATTCTGGAGATTTTGGGACATCACAAGCGAATTCCTCAACTACTAGCTTACTTTGAAGAAAATCAGCAATTTTATTTAGTGCAGGAGTATATCAAAGGGCATTGCCTACAAGATGAATTGATTGTGGGTAAGCGTCTTGAGGAAGCTGAGGTAATAAAAATATTAAGGGATGTTTTGAAGGTATTAGTATTTGTCCATGATCATAATGTGATCCATCGAGATATCAAACCCAGTAATTTGATGCGTCGAGAAACAGACAATAGGATCGTACTGATTGACTTTGGTGCAGTCAAACAAATTCAACCGCATCAAGAAGAAGAAAGCTTGACAGTGGCGGTGGGGACGCTTGGCTATGCTTCGCCTGAACAACTTATGGGTCAGCCAAGGTTGAATAGTGATATTCATGCTCTGGGAATGATTGGAGTTCAAGCTTTAACTGGAAAAAATGCTAAAGAAATTGAGCGTGATCCGCAGACAACTGTGCTAATTTGGCGAGATAAGGCGCAAGTTTCCGATGGGTTAGCAGCAATTTTAGAACGGATGACTTCTTTTGATTATCTGAGAAGATATCAAACTGCTAAAGAAATTCTGGAGGAGCTAGATAAGCTCTAA